The sequence GTAATAGAATTGGGGAATAATATCACACATTTACAGTACAACCTGTCACATCCTCTGCTTAATGGTGGCCAAAAAATAGTATCCACCATGATATTTCAATCATTAAAGCCCATGTGTCTTGCttaatacacaaagtataactcAATTGATAGTTTATGGTAAAGTTAAATCATGATTGCATTTCATTCATCAAATCCAATAACTAACAGTTTGAATATATGAAATctatattatttgaataaaacttttatGTCAGTATGGAACAAAGCAGCGTTACTGCgaatatgatttaaataaaagagaaaaaagatcATACAATAATATGAGAATAACGGGATGTATCAGTATGTGACTAGTCATGTTAGTGACAAATTCGCTGATTGCAGAGTGGAGGAAAGTTGTCGACGAACAGTCCATCTGCAGCTTTGTCGAACTAAAAAGATTATCCAATGTATGCGTCAATCGATTCAACTAATTATATTATTACAAGACGAATTATTTGAACAAAGGAAATGTCTTAATTGCTTTAAAAAGGATTCATATACTGTATTTGTAAATTTGACTTTGGTATTCTGGGTAAGTGCTCTAAATTTCTAATTAGTCCATTTTAGTGTGGTTTCTTTTAATCAAAGATTAAAGTAGAACCCTAAAAAATGTACAACACGAACAAAATGTAATTGAGTTGAAACGAAAATGTCAACTAATTACGACCAATTTTTTGcacatatattgattttacagtttttgTGGAAGTTTTCTGTTTCTTTATCCGATAtagttttggtttttttcctGCGAAGTATGAATTTTACTTACCTCATAAGTGTTTcttaattgtttactttttttttgcagagCACATGTATCACCCTGACGAAGATAAAAGGTCAAGCGATAGAAGATCATAGATTTTCAGTTGGATGAACGTTACATGTACTGACAACACTTACCAGTTAgcactttatatattttgtttgacttttttataaatGCGACTTAAAAGTTTCATAAGGAGTGGTAATTTTGACATCAACTTTGGTTACCTAAATTCAAAGATGAGTATCCAGTCAATTATATAACTAGTACCGATACCAAGCAAAAATTCTCACGAGTTGTCatttttacagatttaaatgtgttatagacaaattgtttttatgaaaaaaatactgcCAGATAATAAAAATGAGCGTTCACTGTTGTGTGTTTGTGTGTCCgttggtctttttcttttgtagCCAAGGCGATGTCAGTTTTTTCTCGACTGATGAATCAAATATCagtttggtatctttcgcctctcttttccTTTAAAGTATGAGCTTTAGTCTttggaacaaaaacaaattatctttGTCTTGTTGTTCTATAACTAACATGAAACAAAAGCTAAGTACAATTAAATACACTGGAGTGATTTCGTAAAACACTTTAGAATTAAATTTGCTTTTAGATatcagaaaattttaaaatgaaaatccaTCACTGctcttattacatgtattattacgCTTAATTAATTTTGTACTATCAATTTTTGTAGCTTATAAATTCAACTACTTGACCGTGTTTTTTACCTGAAAAAACGGAACAAACACTATTGAAATGTGCAAACATTTTAATTTCGGTTTGAGAACAATTTAGACTACTCTTTTATAAAGGCTGACTCAATACATTTGAATGACATCAAATTGACTTAAGAACAAAACTATGAAGCTTAAATATTGctgtatttatttatcatttctaaTAGCAATTACCATTCTTATGtttatagattctaccactgttTCGAGTAATaaacgatatttatccactcgcgacagttacattttcaaatcaaaatcaaaaggctGGCCGAgcgttattttaatatttaaagattaaatgtTGAGGATGGGTAAATATCGTgtgtcatcaggcatggtcgcctttcaTGTCGTCACGTTTGGAATTTCAGAGGAAAGCAGGAcaatttgacgtcataatcgaATTTTGATCAATGACCAATGaagatcaaacgaaccacacgttgGTGAAATAGAAATAATCAGTAGGTCCGGAAAGGGATAATTCGTGtaagaaaaagtataaaatatacattgGTAGAAcgtaaaaacttttttttgaaGTCATATGAAACGTGTTTCTTCAAAAGGTCTAGGCTTTTCATTCCATACGCGTTTTGTAtacaaagactcatcagtgacgctcatatcaaaatagttagaaagccaaacattATAAAATTAGATATCATTGAGGATCCGATATTCCTTAAAGTTGTAAAAATACAGAATAGGTAATTTCTTCTCGGGATAAGTAAATCCTAAGTAtttgaataattcatacttttgcaaacagttattttataaacatCACCATGTAGTTgctatttatgtcaacaccgaagtgctgactactgggcggATGATACGAAACTTCCACAAACAGAAGTatcgacctagtggtgtaaatagttatcaaacttTAAGATACCAGCCTTtaaatttaatacaccagacgcgtttcgtctacattagacttatcagtgacgctcagataaaaaaagttattacgtcaaacaagtacaaagttgaagagtattgaggaccgaatatttcgaaaaattcatacttttgtaaacaggaaagcTATTAAATGACCACTTAATTGATATTGATGACTACTGGGTGGTGATATactcggagacgaaacgtccaccagcagtttttcaaattatataaattattgttgGTAGGTagatattaatttaaaatcgttcaaataaaatcaaataaaatcgTCACTGGGTTTCATAAAGCCGCTTGATTGACTACAAATATGCAATAAagtgtttagtttaaacatattttattgttccaaAAAGAGACAAATGGATAAGACACAAGTTTTTCAACCTGGTAACGTCTTCTCTGCAATACAGTGGTAGGTAACAATATTTGTAACCAAGACAATATAAAGACAACTGAACCCAAAATAACAATTATTACAAGTTTAATGGACTCGGATAATATATGTTGTGAATTTCAGGCATTTGAAGAGATAAAattgtaatttcaaaattaaaattgtctcGTTCGTCATAGATTCTTGTACTGaaatgactgtgtaagtcaaattcgagatataagtctaagaATGAgacggaggaagccgtgtctatTGTGTCTTAAATATCTAGTTCTTGGGGATATAAttatggaacccaatcagaaaagtttggattgtttatggaaaaaaattaatcatcaacatatctgaaaattaaattaaataatctggcttctttgatcttctctCTTTTGACGAGTGTCTGAAAGAACTCCAatgcatatgaaaataagaaaagatcGACAAGGAGAGgagcacagtttgttcccatagggATGCTGACAATTGATTGTGTACTTctaaactcaacaaatatgttgccGATAAGAAATACCAGCCTACTGATTTGTGTATATTTAaaacgttggttttcccgtttgaatggtttcacactagtaattttggggcctttaCAGCTTGTTTATCGGTGTGAGACAAGGCTATTTGTTGCAGACCGTACATTGAccgatggtttacttttacaaatctttttttttatgctcagttgtctcattggcactcacacctaCTCTTCCTATATCaatgaacattttatatttacctgTAATCAATCTGTTTGAACCATAATGAATTAACCGCATTGGATGAATCTTACAATTAACttaaagattgaaaataaaaatcagatcAAAATGACAGTTTCAGATAATAATTGGTTGGCTTGTAGGGGAAATTCGCCTAGTTGCAAATTATAAGCCAGAAAAATGATTCAGTGCTagaatttaatttgtttacttttcattttcaaatcatCGTTAATTTTGACAATTCATTGAACATATACCCCTGTTTTTAATCCAGCGTGAGAGCTacatttttgtatgttattattctttttgaacttataaaaaaatggtTCCATCTATATATGTGCATATGCCCGTGTAACATGTACttcagtagtttttttttacagtaatgACAAAAACATGAATTAGATTATTTGCATTagtaatttgtaataaaaaacaaaagatgacCAGAAAATATACATTGCAGTGATATTTGTTCATCAAAGGACTACAAAGTAGATGTATATTTCCTTTTAAACGAGTTCACAAGCAGTATGGCATATTTCGACGTAAATCCATGTATATGTTAGGGGCCATCGGTGGCCTAGTATTCTAAGTAGTTTcaactgtaatcactagccagtcaacactgataATATGAGTTCAAACCACACTCGGGCGGGTTCACTCGACTCAAATCTTAATTTACtgggattgtcagttttcccaTCGAAGATCAGTGATTTTCACCGGGTACTCTGTCTTCCCCAAACAATAAAAAACTGACCGCCACGAGGCATGTATCTTTCATACTATGTTAAGATATTTATGAATTCAGGTCAGGTATTGAGACCGGCTTTTTAATTTTCGATTATACTAGCTGCAAAGCTGAAAACAAGACCGCTGATATTGATGAAAGATCCAATGTGTATcgatgaaatataaatttattaaaagtcttcGGTAGTATAAACGAACAAATAAGAAGCATGCATCTTTATTGCAGTTTTAGCCATGATTATCGCTGTATGTTTTgtcttgatattttttatctgGTGTAATTACAAAATGTTGGTGTATAATGTTATAGAATAgcacaattaaaataaaaatattgtacgcTGATTGATATAATAGTGTAGCTTAAAGAACAAGATGTATCCACAACTGGCTTTGAAGGAGGTTTCAATAACTGTAAGTTCTTTACTATCCATTGGTAGTTGGGTGATTGGGAGATTTGAACCACGTTTAACCCGGCCCTTTAATGATGGATTTCtgtcatagatataggaagatgtggtgtaagtgccaatgagacaactctccatccaaataacaatttaaaaagtaaaccaagaatatttgtttttctatcaaGTGTTTAGTGAATCAGACCATTTGTTTCCTAGTTTGACAGTTTCATATGTTGTCAAGTCAGAGTTAATTAACATTGAACATCGGATATGAGTGTTATTCAGTATTGACAGCCATACGACGACCTATGGTATTCCTTACAATAACGTCATTTCTACtatggtggatagttgtttcattgtcaattATACCACTTTGGGTGTTTTTCCACAATTTAGTGGTCACTGTCAACTAGGTTTAGGAGTAGTTTGAACATAAAAGGTGCAATGTATATACAGGTGTGATTAAAACAGATACCAAAATGAGAGGATATACCTGTTTTCGTCATATACATTGCCTTTAGTTACATCATTCATGAATTCAATTCGTTGTGGTACACatgaaaatcaacaaaaaaagaaaaccctTAATGTTTGCCTTTTGCgagctacaaaaaaaaatcatttttttgttggaGTGTATGTTCTCTGTTCTAAACTTTTTGTGCTTTATACAGTTCTTGAATCTATCGAATAGATTTGTTtatcgtaaaatttgaaaaaaagaacttTCATAGAGATATTCCATTTACTGCAAGCGTATGTACTCCTTTTTTCCTTGCCCTATGTGCCACTAGGCATAGAAAGGactaagtaagtaagtaagtatgTACTCCTTCTTACCCTTTGTATTCGTTAAAAAAATAGCCATAGATTAACATCGTttagtatttatttgttaaaggtAACAATTATAGTATGAATTAAACATTCTTcttacaaatgagaggtttagctagccatAAAAGCAggtttaatgtttaaaaaatctttaaaacatctttttgaTACAACTAACAAGGAAGCAATGAAGACGCACTTACaaacagatttatatatattacataattaaCCACACAGAAGTGTCTAAAGAGTCTTGatataaaacagacaaaaaattcCGAAGACACAAAAGTACTGAATGTATGAAGAGGCACTCCTATTTTCCAAATCAATAACATCTAATGGTTCTGTACCAGCAGATGTAACAGCTGTATTTGTTCCACCATCTCCTTCTGCAACATCGACCAAtgtagtaataataataacatgCTCTCTTTTGGATACCGTGTTCTGCAAGTAAAAGAAAATTGGCTAAAATTGATCCTGAACATTCATGTAATATTGTCAATGTAGCAGTATGATAAAGTGCTAGGTTTTGCTAGCCATAGGACCAGGCTCATTCAATTTCATCAACACAATCAAACTGTGAAGAACCGTTATACGGGAAGTTAGGTAGCTTTAAAAGCAGATTAATCTATCAATTTCTCCCAAAACATGTCTGTCTCAATCGGAATAAGACAGTTATTTTCCATTCGTAATGTTGGTTGATACAGTATATAGCTTGATTTGAAGGTTTTAAGGAGCTTCcctattttagtttatttaggagttgtttgttgttatccatttttttattaagattgtGCTGATATATTGTATCAAAATACTCCAAGTCCGGCGAATCTGAACGAGTcttgcatctttttttttatttcaactttgctTGCAGGACTGCAGGCATGAATAGTTGTTTGTTGCTTGCCACACGTGTgttgcaaatattttatgcatttaaGGAGAATATTTAACAAGTTGtaaacaaaaactgaaactAAAAATTCATACCTGTGTTACAATGAACAGCCTTAATATAAGCAATATCTAGATCTCCACATTCTTCTTTGATTTCTGCTTTGGTCTCATTCGGAATGCTTTCGTCATCTTCAAAAGCTTCATAGCATGTTTTATCATCTGAAGGATCCTGTAAAGGCAATTCAATTTACAaggtaaatgatatatatttagattGAAATGATTCTATAGTTTTATACTTCTATTCTCATAATTGCATTCATACCAGTTTAACAAACCACTGTACTTATGATTATGTTCTGCCCTATTCCATTTGAAATTGCCTTGTGACCCTACACTTCTATAGGGCAGTTTAAAGCTTTcactttcaaaatttgtttgcaaagcaataataaaaatgtcacaATTGAATAATTAGAGAATCTTCATGCAAAATTGTGTATCCAACTGGTTTGAAGGGATATAATAATGTGCATCCTTGTTTGGTCAGTTTAATTTCCATTCAAAACATTTGTTGTTATTCATCTACATTTACCTCATAAAACTGAACATTGCAGGTTCCGTTGTACTTGATAATTGAATACTCCTAAAACaaaggaaaatgaaaaagaatgtTTAATATAAGTAATTAGCTGTAACATTATTCTAAAAGATATTAATGTAAGAAGTTTATATGCCATGTCGTGTAAAAAACTCAGTTTTGTTGACAGATAAACGTTTTTTTAAGTATATGTAATTACAGTGTTTACATATGTTTATTCgtaaaattgaaatgaagaATTGGGAATATAATCATTTGTATGTGCATCATTCGTTTAATAATACATTTGATGATGGTGAAATAGTAGTAAACTATAAatagctttaatatataaaggTTAAGGTATGATAAGATCTATCACTTTGACAATCAGTAGGATAGCCAGTTGGAATTAAAGGAAAGAAATCGATTTTTTAAGAGAGaagatataaaagttaaattgttataattgaATTGTAAACATCTGTTTCTATGAactaaaacagttttttttaagatgCATAATTCAGGATTATTTAAATCTTGTATATgtgaatttatttatatgttagaAAAGATCCTCgagatatttgtaaatttttaaatgtgcATAAAACAGTCGATTGTAGGTACAGATATGCTGCGGTAAAAATACAACAGAACGATagtatatttgtctttttaatctGCATCTTTGCCCACACACACACCGGCGAcagttttattcttttaaaaaatctaaaaaaatggGCAATATTTTATCTAAAAGAGAAATTGGAGTTTCCTTTTTATGGTCGGTCCTGTTTGAATTGATATTCTTTTGAGAAaggtataaaaacaaaatacatttgatacataaattgtcatcttACTTTGTCTTTACTGGTAATTTCGTCTGCCAGTATAACACCATCTTTCTTTATTATTGCAATATCCGTGTTCCCAATTTCAACATCAATGACGTCATATTCTCCACCTTTATTATCTTTCAACACTTTTTCTGATACCtgaaaatttacatgttaaatagTAACTGTACAATTTTTCACAGAGTTTCATTTGTGttcaaacatatacatgtatgtgtcttAGATTACATAAAAGAGTTTTTGATATGCATATCTTATCTAAATTTTGCATCCATATGATGAATAAAGGCAAAAATAGTGTACCGGTGTACAAAAGTCATACATCGATTGATGACAGTTTATGTtctataattgatttaaatataacaataaaagatGTACATGTGAATGTTCATTCTCTCAAATCAGTTATAATTTTCGTCGGCGTTCCGTAATTCTGTGGTTTGCCATTTTTGTTGTAGACACAAGAATTCATATATATgcaatttgaaatagaaaaaagagaatgtgtcaaaaagacaactatCCGACCAGAAATCAGAAAACAGGCCAAGGCCATCACTAGATCTTCGACATAGCGGATGCGGCTTTTAGCAAAAAAATACTCAAGTTCAGCGACATTTGAAGTCACACTGACTTTGAAtcatataaatgaattaaaaaaaattaaaaaagcacacaagactaacaaagtcaagaagctcctgacttgggataggcgcaAAAATACGGCGGGATTAAACGTATTCTGTTAGATTGCAACCCTCCCCTACACCTGAAACCAATGTGAAATAAACAAGCACACAGCAATATGCACATGAAAATGAAGCACACTCCAATCGGTTATTAAATCGTAGAATATATGAGAGTATTATAACCCGAATCTGTCAATAACTGATTAGAATGATTATATATCATCGTTTCTCATTTaacgagattgatttttttcgatTGAGCCGCTACGGTTTCGCTTTATTGCCTATGTTAAGGTCGATGTTTTTATTGACATCGAAACGTTTCCACGTTTCTAGCGATAACTGTTTATATGAATATACTTtggtgagaaaaaaaattatcagtcagtaagataaaagaaaacttcGTAACATAGCGACCAATGTATTTGTTtccaataaataaaggcaacagtagtataccactgttcaaaactcataaatccaataAAAAGATACTATGAGTGAATCAATGTTAATTCCAAAACAAATGCCAGCCTAAATGACCTGACAAAGTATCGTCACTATATCCATATGAAAacgtctgtttaaaggtttggttaacttttgaggtgaatgacgacattttgtgctttgtacagaatattaccataaagtTTGTGtatgttatcatggttattagtagtaatttaaaataacattcaaCTACAATACCAAAAACTTATTACCTTGGATGCTTCAAACATACTGGCACTCAACAAAATGAACGATAAAACTGTCCATCTATACATTTTCTTACTACAAAAGacatttgataataaattaataaaacttgtCATGCTTATCGATATTTTCTAAATGTAATTCACTTACAGAATGGCTTTATAATTGACTTTTGCTTTTCATTGCGACTTTTGACATATCTATTTCTGACCATTTTTGCGATGTATCTTACAAAATATGCTTGAAGTTGATCTACAAATGCACATATTGCATTAAATTTAAGCCAATTAAACCTTCTGTATATGTAATTTACAAATAATCTTTGTATTTTAATGTAGGATTGATtgcttttaacaaaataatgtatttattaaCATACTCAGTTGATGTATAGATAcatattttatcgaattataaacaatatattaatgaataaatgtacttaaaaaaaaaaaaaaaaaattattaccaACTTACAATTTTGAATTAACAGCTGTTCTTATTTATGGTTTAAATGACCTGCAAATTTGAGAAACAATGTTAAAGATGAAACGAGCATTCAAATACATAG is a genomic window of Mytilus trossulus isolate FHL-02 chromosome 1, PNRI_Mtr1.1.1.hap1, whole genome shotgun sequence containing:
- the LOC134712425 gene encoding uncharacterized protein LOC134712425; translation: MYRWTVLSFILLSASMFEASKVSEKVLKDNKGGEYDVIDVEIGNTDIAIIKKDGVILADEITSKDKEYSIIKYNGTCNVQFYEDPSDDKTCYEAFEDDESIPNETKAEIKEECGDLDIAYIKAVHCNTEHGIQKRACYYYYYIGRCCRRRWWNKYSCYICWYRTIRCY